GTTGAGCTGTCTTCGTTTCCCCCTCCACTATATATATCAGCCCCACATCAACATGGGCCTGTGAAGACCTTTCACAAGACTGACAGGCCACCTGAATCACACAATTGTGTGGCCGGAGGAGCCTGCATGTGTGTAGAAAAACCAGTGATCCAATAACTGTCTGGGTTCACTTCTCTCTCATAAAGTCAGGGAGGGAGGTGCAGAGGGAGACCCACAGCTACAATGCAGctgcaccaaaaacacaaacttttaatCTAACTCTAGAAATGATGCAACCTTTGTTAAATTTCTTAACACTAATTTTTTATTCAGCAATCGGTCGGTGCATTAAATATTCCCCATAgcacaaaaaaacccacagcGTGTGTCTCGTGCTAAAAGCTGGTGAGTCTATGTGGCTTGCAGATGGTTCGGCCCTCACAGCAGCTGTGCAAATGAAAGACGGAGTGTCgttgaaggagagagaaagagggagagagagagagagagagatggaaagttGGCCACAAAAGGAAAAGAGTAACTTACAAGTTGCTAACTGAAAATGTAATGGAAAAATGAATAGCACACCAAGATTTGCTGAGAGAAAATAATTGAGTTAGAGTTATTTTCTGTGCGTGTgacaaaagtgacaaaaacaaagagtgtctgtgttttttttttggggggggggggcagccaACAAAATGAcctcaaatataaaaaaaaagggtgagcACACAACTATATCCCTCTCTAAAATATTTACTCGATAAACTAAGCAAGCTGTAATCTGTtagtttgcacacacacaattgtcAGTCaaactctttattattattcaggcGCTAAGTCTGGAGTGAGAAAACAACAGGTGGGGGGGAATCCTTCAGCTTaatgctgaaaacacacaaacatttgtcttcaggaggtggaggaggtggtgggagtCCAGGAGGACACAGTTGTCCCTGTTTGGCTTTGTAGTGCAAACTTTAAAAGTTTTGCAATGTGAGAAAAAGATAGATATAGTTGTAATAGTGTTACAACAGCACCATGTGACTCTCTAATTCTAATCAGGGTAATTATAATCTCACTTCTCCTCACAGTAATTGCAGCTACATGTAAATATCAAGCGGTTAGTGAATAATTAGTATTTCATTGGCCAGCAATCACCTCTGCCCCCCtcctccgtttttttttttttttttttttttttttttttttgttttttttgttttagaccCCTCCCTCGTTAAGAGCCGCCCTGAAGACagggccccccccccctcctcttttctttttttgaatgaCAGCGCTTTGGGAAGCGGAGACGATTTTTTGTCTGATTTCCCGCAGCCACCGCGTCGATGCGCAGCAGTCGAGGAACTCCATTCTAAGTGAATGGATTGGCATGGGGAGAAGCGGACCACAAATCACGGCTAAGCGGCAGCTTTGGGACTGTGTAACGTTGACGATGGTTTTACTTTCGCTGCTGTTTCGAGCAGgtaagtttgtattttttgtttcacctcctccctctctttcctctctcttcaaTCCGAGCTCCTCCACTCTTCTCCTGCATGTGAGGaaaccctctctccctcttctcctccttctcctggagatggaaacttttttttgttgttgttgttgttcgtcTTTTTCCAGCCGTTGGCGTTGTGTGTGCCCGTGCTTTGactttttaacacttttaaacaccgcaaataaaaagtttgaagtgttttgtgtcgggaaataaagtttgtttttaaaagtttagcGGACAAAGTGAAGTAAAGTCGCTTCTTCTTGCTGCTGCCACACTCCGCTCAGGCTAGCCGAGCAGCACGAGTTAACCCACctcacttcttttctttctttcttttttaaaccttATTTTTAACCGATTTGAATCGGAACAACGACACCAAACAAGTTAACACACGCAGCTTCACGGTCACGGTGTCACGCAGGCACATGAGCGCCGCCTTTGTTGCGTTTTTTTCCACGGAAGTTTTTGCGTGAAAGTTACGCGTTAGCACCGTTAGCATGATAGCTCACTAGCCTGAACAGACCCgagaaagtttgtttgtttaaaaccagAAAACCGAAACAAGACGGTTTTACTAACACTGGAGCCACGAGTCTGACTTTAACCAGCAGTTTTAGGTGTTTTTTAGTTGTGGGGGAGCTAACAGCACCGTCCTGTCCCCCCTCCTCTATTCATGCTTCATTTATTAACTTTGTTAGCCACCATGCATGGGGGTCCAACTTTCTGGCCTCTGGTCGTGCTGCagccacagacacaaaccaaacacatcagacacaaaccaaacacatcAGACACTTTAAAAGCTCCTGCAAATGTGCACTTTAATAATATActgatgattaattaattactttaataTGATGCTCAAAATGAGCCAAGATTAAAGTTGCAAGGCATGACACAAGACTATAACAAAGATTTATGTctaaatatttgtaataaattaACTAATATTGAATTATTATCCAGCTTCATATCTAAAGACCACTTTAAGTTCCTGTTTAGTTACTGGATGTAGCACCtaaaagttattattgttaaaataGTTGGTTTAAACTTGAGTAAAATCAtggagtaaatatttaaaacataactGTGCCCAGCTCTGTCCTAAatattggttgtttttttgtaacaaaTTGAGTGTTTATCATCATTTAAAGGTGTTGTCAGCCTTGTTTCACACTAATTTTGACGTCTGGCACTCATGTTAGTGAAAATATTGATCATCTCTTATTATTCTGCAGCCTAAAGCCGCTTAGAAAGCAGCGTCCACTAATCTGTAATATCTTAATATAAATGcgttttgtgtttgtcatcttTCCCCTCCACTCGGTCCTCACACTTGTTGGTAGCCTGCAAAGTGCCGGAGCGTAAAGACCCTTAAGGGAGATTGTGTGGTTGTTGATGTCTGCGTGAGCAGCGATTGTCAAAAAGTGTCAATCACAGCAGAGCTTGTGTGACGGcggcgaagaagaagaagaagaagaagaagaagaaggcctGTTGGAAATCAGAGGAGGGATGCAGAATGGCTCCGACTTGACCTCTCGAATCTCGGTTTTTATCGGAGCTCGCGTTGAAGTGCAGCGACTGCGAGGTGCATTAATCATCTGTCGTGCCCCCTTCTTCGGCGTGTCGGATGCATGCAGAAAGGGGAAAGAAATGGTGCAAATAAAAACGTTCTCGTGCACTGGTGTGAAATCTCCGTGCTTATCTCGTCGTCTCCGTCCGTGCTGTTGGTGGAGATTAGATGGAGCTTTGCAAGTAAACAAGGAGATTATTCTGTTGCAACAGGAGATGCGGTGTGATGCAACTGATCCGGGTTCTGCAGCAAAAGTGATGTATGTGTTGTGGATGCTGATCTACAAAACACATCCATAATACAGCAGGAGTTAATATCCCAGACGGCATATGAGACCTCCCACCTAAAAAGTAACACGACGCTTGAAATGAACTTGATGAATATCcgctttttttaaacttcccACACAAACAGTTGCCGCTCTTTGTTTTCCTTGATAATAGATTTCCCACTTGTGAGTTATAACTTAACAGGAAGTCATGAATTTAGTCAATACCACCTAAATATCACACGCTGAGACGTGCTGCCCCCATCCTCACTCCCAAGCTTTCAGTTCAGACCCCGAACAAGTGTGACTCTTTGTGATATTCCTCTTCAAGTCAGCAGCCCCCATACCCAGAGCCCTGCCGTGCCATGCAGTGTAGCTTAATGGACTTCAATTACCTCAGCAACAGCCAAACCACATTCAGCACCCTCAGGCAAACTAACACAGGTTGGTTTCCTCCTACACGGAGGCTACATGCTATTTCTGTGGAGGCTAGTTGGGGGAAATAAGTTTTGACTGACTCTGAGAGCACAGTGTGGGACCGTGGCCTCGTGAGCTCACGCATTCGGGTTTTAATGGCTCTCCTGATTGAGCTAAACTTGATAGTGGAAAAGTTTTGACTCTGCTGCCTCGTGTTCTGTGCTGAGGTAATGCGTACGTAAATGTCATGATGGATTTTAGGATTGTTATTCGGAGGaaacaatctttttttgttcagattGGAGGATCTAGTCTGCATGATTTTTGTATGAAGGAAGGTTTCTGATGAGCATTGTCACAGGTATAAATGTGCATTAATGATATAACAGTACAAAGTGTTGATGGTTatcgtttttgttttccagctcaCTGCCAGCAGTGTCGGATCCAGCGCTGCAATGCGGAGTATGTGGCTTCTACCTCACCCTCTAGTGGTCTGCAGGAGGACGCAGCTCTCGATGTGGACTACTGCATTGCCTTGCGGGCCTACGCCCTGTGCACCAGGCGTCAGGCGCGCAGCTGTAGGGGCGACCTGGTCTACCACTCGGCCGTCTTCCGCATTAAGGAGTTATTCTCACAGCATAACTGCTCCAGCGACGGGCCCACCTCCTCCGCCAAGGTACCCAGTACGTCTCGCCCGGCCGTGTCGGAGCTGTGCGACTACGAGAATCGGGTCCTCATGTCGGGGTCGGCGGGTCAGCAGAAGAAATACGCCCACTGTGGATTATTCGGAGACCCGCACCTACGGACTTTCCGAGACGAGTTTCAGACCTGCAAGGTGGAAGGGGCGTGGCCTCTGATCGACAACCGCTTCCTGTCTGTGCAGGTGACCAACGTGCCCGTTGTCCTCGGCTCCAGCGCCACGGCGACCAGCAAGGTAAGGATGCACTCAGAGTGGAGCCGCGACGAATACTTGATCAATcgatagaagaaagaaaaacattttcctttccatgtgtgacagtgtgtgaggaATCATAGGGTTTTGGACGAAGTACTGAAAGTGAAGACATCGCGTATGAAAGGCCATATTTTCAATTTTTAAGAAATCGACAAATCAAATTATTGAACTAATGAGCAGACTGATCGACTTTGaaaatcattagttgcagccttgGTTTAGAGCAGTGATTCCCAACTCTTTGACATGTGACTccttaaaaaacaaagcagtgtcTACTTGCAGACCCTCTAACATTTCACATATGTGTTTAAGCTTTGAttttaacttcatttaaaatagATTTCAGAGGCCTGAATATGTAAATCGTCGAGATCTCATGAGAAAACGATCAAAgaaaaatctacaaaaaaacaaatcacagtctCCTCAGATTTACTTTACGACACCTTGCTGGGGCACTTTTCTCACGACAGCCACCTCCCGTATTAAAAGTGAACATGAGTTTGAAACTAATggcatatatgtatatatgggCAGGCTGTTTCTCAGTGCTGGCTAAAGCATTGCCATAAAGTATCAAACATGTGAAGTTAATCGTCATTCCACGGTGCCTCTCGAGCCTCCAGCATTCCTCTTGTCTTGGAGCTCCCTCAGATCTgtgaggggaaaagagagaggaggggagtcCTTCAGCGGTGTTGAATCACAGACATGCTTGAGCGCTCTACCTTTAACACATGGGTGGTCATATGGTAGTGATTAACGCTCACTCAAACATTTTCCTCCACCGCCACGATCTGGAATGTTTTTTTCACCCCTCTGGTCAAATAATTAACTGGCTGCTTTTTGTGTAAATATGGAataatgtggaaaaataaaggaataatTGGACGGCAGCgagcgttttctttttttttttttttttgggtcgaTGCTGTTAATTAAACGGGCAGCTTTGCAGCTG
Above is a window of Larimichthys crocea isolate SSNF chromosome XVII, L_crocea_2.0, whole genome shotgun sequence DNA encoding:
- the rgmd gene encoding RGM domain family, member D produces the protein MTALWEAETIFCLISRSHRVDAQQSRNSILSEWIGMGRSGPQITAKRQLWDCVTLTMVLLSLLFRAAHCQQCRIQRCNAEYVASTSPSSGLQEDAALDVDYCIALRAYALCTRRQARSCRGDLVYHSAVFRIKELFSQHNCSSDGPTSSAKVPSTSRPAVSELCDYENRVLMSGSAGQQKKYAHCGLFGDPHLRTFRDEFQTCKVEGAWPLIDNRFLSVQVTNVPVVLGSSATATSKITVIFKSYHGCTDQKVYQATTDDLPLAFQDGTRSGGESGSLTIVERGGSGVGRQVKIQARYIGTSIIVRRVGSYLTFAIRMPEDTLDFSEDNGGLQLCLHGCPRNELIKEHTLGRQSQQPRVQGTSTELGPLRPPHQVYTVERATAKCRETLQVEDVYFQSCVFDLLTTGDPEFSMAAYGALEDLKALPPSKLKQNSPRTPRLSNRGVSHAAAAAAAANSSLLSLLLLVLLLL